The window ATCCCTTTGTAATCTATGATAATTTCCTCAAAAATCCAACCAGCCTAAAAGCAGGCGCTGTAGGATGGAGCTTAGTACTGTATTGAAGACTGACCGGATGATGACCAGTCGGATGTCGTAGTAAGATATTTTTGTCGGCAACCGGATTTGTGAACTCCTTGAAAGGTGCAGCTTTAGCTCAGTGTGGATGTGGCTTTTAATATATAGGGTTCTTGTTAAGATACATACATATGGTCATTGTGAGTATGACATCACTGATGCACATTGAAGCCATGACTGCTGTGGTAAACTGGTCAATGTTATCTAACCACTTTTGTATTGAGTGCATCAACTTCCTCTTCAAGTTTTTGCTTCTAAGCAGGAAGCAGGAAAATAGGGTTGGGTTCAGATTTGCCAAAGATAGGGTGAGGAAGAGTCTTAGATAAATGTTTGTGCATGGACTAAAAGGGATCTAATGGTTTTGGCACCTCTAATTGCACAGTTGACATGTGGTACAATTTTGATAAAATCTTCCCTGCAATAAAGTTACCAGACACAAGAAACTACCTCACTTGGTGTGCATTTTTTACTTTGCTTACGGCTCTAAAAAGCTCCTTGACTTCAGTCTTAGTGCCAGCATAAGTCCATGGTGGATAGGAGAcaactaaaaacattttgttagacAGGAAAGTCTGCAGGTAATCTTCGGTGCTAATAGAATTGGATGAGGGGCTTATAGGCTTgtgttgtttaataaaatgaaacagaTGACTGTTAAAGAGAATGATCATTAAAGAGCAAGCCTAGATGTTCCAAATGTGGGGGGATGTATTTAaatttgtttaaatgtattaacattttaagaaagTCAAATGAATAATAGACATCTATTTTCCAAGTGAAAAAAGGAATTGGCACACACCTCACCAGAGAGGCTCCAGCATTTCCTTTAGGATGAGTCAAGAGGGAaactgaaatgcaaataaatgcaaAAGCCAAATACCCCAGCCTGGCCTACATCCACGAAACCCCAGTGAACCTAAAGTGAAGGAGGAATAAAACATGAGTATTTCGCAAAGTGTGCCTGATGTATATGACAGTGGTCGGGTCACAGCTGGGTCTGACCTGGCAAATACACCCTCAAGATATGATGTAATTATGACTCATGTAGGGTATTCTGGGAGATGGACAGTTCACTGTCTCGATGAGACAGGAGATTTTGTCTTTAAAATGATTTCCCTTCAGTAGATGGATGGAGCTTCACAAATAGCAGTTACTCTGTCAAATACAGGCACTGAATTTGACAGAgtaaaagtgtgtttgtgtgtgtgtgtgtgtgtgtgtatgtgtgtgtgtctgtctgtttgtctgtgtgtgtgcgctcaaGAACATCTGTATGTGTATTTGCTCCTCTGATTTTAAGGACCAAAATTCACCTAAACTTCTTGACATTACATTAAACCATGAAACATAACCTTGAAACCAAttaatatgttgtgtttgtttgtggttgtgtctgtgtgggtgggaGGTTGTATTTGTTTCACTGCCATTTCAGGACGAACATTTAGCAAAGTGTTCTGACAGTACAAAAGAAACATGAAATATGGTGAAAGATATAGTGACAAATCATTTTACATAAGACATAGTGGCATTGTGGCATTTTTTTGCAATGTAATAtatgaaaatgtccataatatatctgcagtaatagtggaatgatagTGTGATGAGATTTACTCACCAGAAATTCTAATGTGCATCCTAAAATGCAGAATGTCTGTTGGTCAACCATGAGCACCATCTTCTGTTGGCTAATGAAAAAATGTCATCCTCCTTATCTTTCATGTGTGTTTCGCGATTATCTATACTCAAAGGAGCAATGGCAGACAGCGTCGTAATCCGTCTATCATTTTCTGGTTGCTAAAAATTGTAGTTTTTTAACGCTTTTGTAAGCAGTTTCACCCAAAGTTTAATTAAAGCGTGAGTTTAACGCACTATTTATGTAATTTCACAAGGTGGGGGTAAAATATACTTTACATAAATCCTCCTCGTGAGTAAGTGCTTGGTTTAAAGTATTTTTCCTGCAACAACAGCGTACTCATGTGGGCACATTGTCACAGCGCACATGCGTCCATGACGACTGCGTTTTACGTAGAACCCTGCACTGTTGACGTTTTGTAACTAAGCTGGGAAATCAGCTAGCACACATTTTCATGCAACGAACTCGTTAACATATCTTTACTTTTACTTTAGCTAAATTAGGTACATCTCATGTAATTGACAAAGTTGCTAAGCGATCTGTAAGGAATAACATTGTGCCTTTAAGAGGGTGAGTTATGGCCTGAAAAAGTAACGTTACGCTTACATTagcaaatacagtacagtagctagcCAGTTGGCTACAGTAGTACTAGTATGTACTCTATGGGTAGCCTACTCAAGCGAATGGCATGCTTTAGCTAGCTGCACTGTCTATTGTAACTCATAATTCGTTACGGTCCCTTTCAAAtggaataattatttaaaatcgaTACATCTTTCCTTAATACAATAACCCATGAACCTTGTGCTTGGCGTGTTATGAGTCTAACTTCTCTAGCAAGCGAAGTAATTCTTGCTTTAGTGTCATATAAAGTACATATGAAGCCTGTTTCTTCTCCAAGACCTCAGGGGGCAGGACGACGGTGTGGTTTGTGCCTGAACTGATTGTATCAGTCTGAATTTATCGTCAACCAAATTGCCTATAATTAATGCCACAGTATAATGGAATTACTTCCTGTGCTCGATCCTGAGGAGAAACCACGAGAAGGCCTGTGGTAAATAATCATAGAGTTGAACTAACTAGAATAAAGTATAATCGCCTTTCAATGTGGTATTCATGACGTGGTTTTCCTCTTTGTCCCCAGGTATGCTTTGATACCCAGAGGAGGAGGCCCAGGAGTTAGTGTGGGCCATACTTGCACATATGTTCCCTGTGAGGATGGAGGCAAAGGGAAGGTCCTTATTGTAGGAGGGGCCAACCCTAATGGCAGCTTTTCAGAATCTCATGTAATAAATCTGGGTAAAAACCTGCCTATTGTGTTTCATATAATATGTGTTTGTTGTATATCAAGTCATCTACCAGTCATGTCAGTTCTGTTATGATATGCTTTTTGATTGACAATTTCATGTTTATCACTCTCATCCTATTAGATAGTCACGAGTGGGACATTCCTGATTGGGAGGGACTGGAGGCTCGGTATGAACACTGTAGCTTTGTCCCTGAGAGTTATCCACAGAGCGTGTGGGTATTTGCTGGGGCACAACAGAATGGCAACTTTAACTGTGTCCAGAACCTACAATTTCCAGGTATGGAGATTTGTCATAAATGGTTGTCACTTTTCACATAAATTGTTAAGGTTTATAGGTGTAAGTCTACAGAGTGCAGAGTTGCATCACAGAACAGTTAAGAATAATGGTGTGTGTTTACTGCGTTGGCAGAGTATGTCCTTTCTATCATATCTGACTGAGCATTTCCCATAGCAGTTGTCTCCAGAGGTTTTATGTGGCAAATGTTTTAGATGGTGGGACGTGGAAGAGTGTGGAGGTAAAAGGGATGCCCCCTTGTCCCAGAACATATCATACTAACTCAGCCAGTGTGGGAAACCGACTGTTTGTCTTCTCTGGAGGTGACTCTGGGGCCACACCCGTCTCAGACGCCAGGATTCACGTCTTCGACACAGGTTCAACATCAATTtatttaagtaatacatttaaaacaaatattcattCATGGTTGTGACAGAGGAACCAGGGTGGGCCACATTTAGTCTTTCAGAGTGAAACCCCCCCTGTTTTAAAGTGTTTTGGGGTGCCTTTCAGAAAGCACCTGGTAAACCTGGCATTAGGATGTATTGTGTTTTCCTCTGTTGCTTTTGTAGTTTCCTGCACCTGGTCTCAGCCAGACACACAGGGCATACCTCCACCTGCTAGACACGGCCATGTGGTGGTGGCGGTGGGATCCAAACTTTATGTCCATGGAGGCATGGCAGGGGAGAAGTTACACAGTGACATGTACTCTTTGGACACCGGTAAGTTTTCCAACCAAGTCATATACAGTCGGCTTAAGAAGGATGGGCACTCTTCATGAAATTGTGTGAGAGTAAGTACGAAACATAAACAACAAATGAGTAATATGAGGGGGTCTTAATACTAATCTCAAACACACAACATGTTGAGTAGTACCAAGCACAGTATTTATTGAAAGTACCAAGCACAGTTCGCAATTGAAGTTTCAAAAGTCTGGAACAAATTTGCTAAGAGGATGCATGTGTATATTGAACCCCACACAGTGAGGAAGGTGAATGGAGGCATGTTTGAGTCCAAAATATCACTCATGTTTAGtgttattttttgcattcacttcTGTTCAAAAGAGTATCATTATAATTTGTGTTCTCTGTTGAAATCAGTCCAGTGAAATATTTCAATCTAACTGTGTTTGCATGAAAAGGGTTGTTGCTGGCTCTGTTAACTATTTGGGTGTTATACATAATCTAGACTGTATGAAGTGGGAGAAGGTCCAAGCCAAAGGAGACATCCCCCCGGGGGTGGCTGCCCACTCAGCTGTGGCCCTGGTCAAGGACATATACATCTTTGGAGGATTGACCTCAGAAGGGGCCAGCAATGCAATGTACAGATTTCAGTGTGGTAAGGtcaaaaatacttttgtttcCCATGTGGTATTTGTAGAATATGTATGGGAAAGCAATACTGTGTGGTGATGCTGATGCACCTTCAGTTAAACTCATATCCTCTTCAGACAAAAAGCGCTGGACCCTGCTGAGATTCGAAGGGGACCTGCCACCCAACAGATTGGATCATTCCATGTGTGTTCTACCTTGGAGAGTGAGTCCTGAAGGCAGTGAAGAGGGAAACAAGAACCAGAACTCCTCTGGTCCAGTACTGCTAGCCTTGGTGTTTGGAGGGATGGACACACATGGAGTCATACACAGTGACTGTGTTGTAACTGTCCTAACGTGAACTTGACAGCTACTGCTGTGAAATGCTGTGTGTATTGGTCTGAACTGTTATAAATGGCCAACCAATTCAGTAATTTAAACTgtcttgtctttttccagaatGGGTACTAAAGTTGGTGCAGGGTGAAGCTAGGTTTAAACTATAGGCACAGAACAGGTAAAGGTGGCCTCATGTCACATCACACCAAGGCCAAGCTCCTCCAAAACATGATCtccctgtatatacacacacgtgaCCTTACCCAGTAAGAGATCACCAGTAAATCCTAATCAAAATGAGGCATAGGTTATTTGGTGAGTTTGCACTGCTGTTTTAATAGAATGATCATTTGGTTAGAGTGCACCTTTTAATTAGATACACAAATGGGGACGTATGGAACTACCTGTGCAGCCTAGCACAGATATTTCTGGGTTATGTAAAAAGCAGGTACATGTGGGCAGATGTGctaattggtcaaattaatCTGAGGTtagtttcaaaatgtattgtataggTTTGAGTCAAATGTTGACTTGTATCAGTGTAGATGGTTATTATGATAATGATGAATCATTCCCTGGAAAGTAACAGACAACAGCTGCATTGCAGTCAAAGGACATTTTTCCACCTTCAGTTATGGACTGTGGTCATGTAAACCGAGGCAGAGGAATTGCAGAGACAAATCATACATTTGtatcaaacatttatttcaatgtcTTTACAGTAGAAATGCTTTTCTACAACAACCAGATTCAATAAATAACTTGTTGACATTTCTTGTGAAGTTACCCTTTCACCCAGATATTTTCAATCCACCActaacccccctccccccaaagaACCCAATTTTCAAACTGCCTGAGAACAGCAGCAGCGAGCCTCAAATCCAGGCTGACTTGTATACCTCCGCTTCACAGCGAAGAGACATCCCTCACACTTCTAAACTATATTTCAGAAGTCTTTCCAGCAGATTCATGGTTGCGGTTTTTcgcaccccctctctctcaccatttAAGTCCAATGAGTCCAATATGTACATCTGTGCCACTAGCAGAGGCAAGGGGCAATAGAGGAACAGAAACAGGAGAGTTGCCAGTGTAAAAGGTCACAAAGACCCTCCAGAAAGCCTTACAACTCATCCTTCTCTTCCTGCTCTGCCTCTCCTTCAGGTGGGGGTCCACCTGCACTTCCATAAAGCTTACTGACAATGGGCTGTAccacctcctccagctccttctTCTTGGCCTGGAAGTCCTCTATCTCAGCCTCTTGGTGAGACTCCATCCACTCGATCTTCTCCTCTACTGCCTTCTCAATGGCTTCCTTGTCCTCAGCTGACAGCTTGCCACCCAGTTTCTCCTTGTCACCAATCTGGTTCTTCAGCGAGTAAGCGTAGCTTTCAAGCTCATTACGGGCATCAATGCGCTCCTTCAACTTCTTGTCCTCATCGGCGAAGCGCTCAGCGTCGTTGACCATGCGCTCGATATCCTCGGGTGTCAGGCGGTTCTGGTCGTTGGTGATTGTGATCTTGTTCTTGTTGCCTGTTCCCTTGTCTTCAGCTGTGACACGCAGGATGCCGTTGACATCTATCTCAAAAGTGACCTCTATCTGGGGCACACCACGGGGTGCTGGGGGGATGCCAGTCAGGTCAAAGGTTCCCAGCAGGTGGTTGTCTTTGGTCAGGGGACGCTCacctggaggaagagagaatgttgaaaatgagaagCAGATAAAGTTGTCTTTTACATACAAATTTAATCATTTGTGGATGTAGCTAGAATGTGTAGTGATCAAATTCTTACCCTCATAAACTTTGATTGTGACAGTGGGCTGGTTGTCAGAGGCAGTAGAGAAGATCTGGGACTTCTTGGTTGGCACCACAGTGTTTCTGGGGATCAGTTTGGTCATGACTCCTCCAACAGTCTCAATGCCCAGGGTCAGGGGACACACATCCAGAAGAACCAGGTCACCTGAAGGACAAAACTCATTAGTTACAATAAACAAACTGCTATGAAACAGAACTACGGTCTGAGTGTCCAGCTAACTTCAAGACTAATAGCCCAAacttgcagtaaattaattaggGTAAAAAGTGCAAATACATCTTAGACTAACACTGCTAAGCCTTTGTTTATTAGGTTCACTATAAAATTATTTGAAGGGCATTTAAGATGGCTGTCATGTCTGTAGCCTGTCGTTTAATCTGCATTTCCCTATGTAAACAGAAATATTAAGATACCTCAGGGTTTAGCCTGTTAATAGTGCACATTGACTAAAAACCCACCAGTGTCCTCCTCTCCAGAAAGCACTCCAGCCTGCACAGCAGCTCCATAAGCCACAGCCTCATCGGGGTTGATGCCCCTGGAGGGCTCCTTGCCACTGAAGAACTCCTTCACCAGCTGCTGGACCTTAGGAATACGAGTGGAGCCACCCACCAAAACGATCTCGTCAATGTCAGACTTCTTCAGGTCAGAGTCCTCCATAACCTTTTGCACAGGCTTCATAGTTGATCGGAAGAGGTCCTGGAGGACAAAATGTGCAAATGAAAGGTTAAACAGAGAATAAAATGAACGTGCTAAATGGAATTATATGCACCCAGGTCAACTGGCCAGCAGTGTGATATAACAGGACCACTCACCATGTTGAGCTCCTCAAACTTAGCCCGGGTCAGGGTCTCAGAGAAGTCCTCACCCTCGAAGAAGGACTCAATCTCAATGCGGGCCTGGTGCTGGGCAGACAGGGCTCTCTTGGCTTTCTCCACCTCACGACGCAACTTCTGCACAGCACGGTTGTCTTTGCGCACATCCTTGCCGGTCTTCTTTTTATACAGCTTGATGAAATGCTCCATGACACGCTGGTCAAAGTCCTCTCCTCCAAGGTGGGTGTCTCCGTTGGTGGCCACCACTTCAAAAACGCCATTATCGATGGTCAAGAGGGACACGTCGAAAGTGCCACCACCCAGGTCAAACACCAGGATGTTCTTCTCACCATCCTTCTTGTCTAGGCCATAAGCAATGGCAGCTGCAGTTCTAgaatacagagagggagaagtgtTAGAAGCACGGTCTTGCCACATGagtggaggaaaaaaaagattGGCCTAGTCAGTGAGTCTATTATCTAATTCAGATTAATTTATTGAGAAGTAACTTACGGCTCATTGATGATCCTCATTACATTCAGGCCAGCAATGACCCCAGCATCCTTGGTGGCTTGACGCTGCGCATCGTTGAAGTAGGCAGGGACAGTGACCACAGCATGAGTTACCTTCTTCCCCAGGTAGGCCTCAGCGGTCTCCTTCATCTTGGTCAGAACCATGGCAGAGATTTCCTCTGGAGCAAAGGTCTTCTGCTGACCACTACCGATGTCCACCTGAATGTGGGGCTTGCTCTTCTTCTCGATAACCTTAAGGATCAAAGTTGCCACTATTAGGAATGTATTTATCACGGCATTGTTGTTTACTAGGTAGTAATCCATCTTAGTTAGTGATTCAGGCTGTCAGGGCAGGGGTGTGTTTTTCCAAGACTCACCTTGAAGGGAAAGTACTTGATGTCATGCTGGACAGTAGAATCAGTCCAGGTACGGCCAATCAGTCTCTTGGCATCAAAGATTGTGTTCTCAGGGTTGGAAGTGAGCTGGTTCTTGGCGGCATCACCAATCAGACGCTCCCCCTCAGAGGTAAAAGCCACATAGGATGGGGTGATGCGGTTGCCCTGGTCATTGGCAATGATCTCAACACGGCCATTCTTGAACACACCAACACTGAAAGAGAAAGGTATAGATGAGACAACCTTGGAAAATCTCATTTTAAGTGCCTGTAAAACAGAATTCTTCCTTTCAGGTTCCTACTTGAAACATTTGAACTAAAATAAGCATGTTAGCTTGGTGAGTGAGATATGCTACAGTTATCACTAGACATGGTATACTTTAGTCATTTAGCCAAATTATTAGAAGTATGACTGAAGAAAAACTTTATATTCTGTAACAAATGCCTACCAGGAATAAGTTGTCCCCAAGTCGATTCCAACCACAGTCCCTACGCTTTCCTTCTTTTCGTCGTCGTCAGCAAACACGCTGCCGGCAACCAGCAGAACTACGCACAGAAGCTTCATTTCTGTCACTCAGAACACTTCtgtaaagagaaaaaaaaataaaaaaataatcaatcaTAATAATTTGTTCACGTTAAAGACCCTTCGTCATTGTTTACAGTAAATTAGTGGAATTAATGAATTTGGTACTCCAGTGTAGCTATGAAGATGGTTGAAGACGTGTAGTTAAACGTTCTCGAAGACTCAGTGGGTTGAGTTCAAGAAGACTAGGCGTAATTACGCAAGTGAATAATACAAAACGTCTGAATCACCAACGTTTAAAGTTATGTAAAAGCGAATAGCTGGTCGTTAGCTAGTTGCTTTCTGGTAAAGATGTAGAATCAATGACACTCCCGTTTTCAATAGCGTGCAATACTCGGTCACTGTCAGCTAACTAGCGAGTTAGCtaaccagctagctagctaaccttgCTATTGTTAACTGACCGTTGACGGATACATTTAACAGCCaaattaaaattacaaaaactAAATTGAACATTAATTGTAAGTACATTACGGTTTCCATTTTATTGAAGGACAACCTGCTGATTAGCTGCCTAACGACTTCACCATAACGGTACATGCGCCACGTTAGGCAACTGGTAAGGTATTGCTGTACTTCCCCACAAAACGAGACTCACattttttctgtaaatattattaGCTGTAATGTTTCATTCACATACCTTAATAAAGAAATCGATATGATCTTCTTTTAGGGCTTAGCTTTCTCAGTTGAAATTAATGGCTTCACAAGCTGCGTCCTTCAGCTACGTTAACTCTTAGATTTGCAGTCTGTATAATGATGTTGAATGAATGGTGTTCTCCGTTTATAAGCCGTCACTTCTTCCCCATCGTGGAGGCTTTCCATTGGTCAGACAGACGTTTGTTGGAAGGCGTTCATTGGTAGCACCAGGCATGCTGGCCGCTGCTGATTTGCACACGTTTGGTCTTTTAAAACGTCACGAATGCTTTACTGTATGATACTGATAGGCTAGCTCTCTGTGTCCAGCCCAAATGCCGGTGTCATACATTGAAATGTAGTTGGTGTATTGATGTCTGTCTTTTGGGGTTATTTTCCAATTTCAGGATATTGCAATATAGATTATTCTTCATTACACTAGGCCAACCACAGATACAATTTCTGGTCACATTATTATACATAAGAATATGGGCCTTaattgtaattaatgtaattgaATTGCCTGGTagaataaagtaaaaaataatcaCTGTATGGACAACTGTATGGTTATATAATCACAATGCTGGGCATGTGTAGGGGAAGTAGTAGTAAACTAAAACCAGGGTCTCGCAGTGAGAGAAAAAAGGCAAAGTTCGTTGTATAGGGAAGATTGCACATTAGTTACATCAGCGTGATTGTCTAACATTTGTTGTAGTGTTTAACACATCATGACACATACTCCAATTTATGCTATTCTAAATACATATTGTCAGAATAGGCATTTATCCTGGAAAGTTTACAGCATGTAAATGTGATTACTTACACCAGTTAAAACACAAAAGGGTGGTCACAATGTTTTAAAGATAGCTCCTTCCAATTACTTTTAAGTATATTTTTGCAACAGGCATAtatcttttcagggggcccaggattcTTTGGCAACTGCCCTGCACACAATACAATAATTCGTTTTAGCCATTAAGGGATATACCTGATACAAATTAAGCAAATATATAATGGTCAGAAAAGTCCATTTTCGGGTCCCATAAGTAGTTTAGGCCTGCAAGCTCAATCTTGTTTATTGACCAGGAGATGCTCTTCCTGGTTGAAAAcagtgataagaagcagaatggcttgacCACATCGCCAGAGGACCCATCTTCAACTTTGACTCTCCTGAACCGGCTGTGGTTACAATGAAGCAAGATCATTGTAAGTCAATTGGTCATCACAGAAATGAAAACTGACCAGAGTATCTAGTAACAATGTGGGCCAGGGCTATACATTTCTGGAGGGACTTGACAACCAATGTTCCCAGGCTGTTCCTAAATACCTAGCAGGTAGCCAACCATAAACCGAATGCACCTCTGCCTACCCCTAGAGGCAGACAAGTTTAATGAACAGTTCTTTAGATAAAGATGCTGGGCCTGAGAGGATAGATGGAGAGGCCCACAGTATGAAAATGGTGCTAAGGATTATGCGAAAATTGTCATATGCTTCAAATCATCCAGTATTATAATTCTTCCTGCTCATAGAGGGGAggcatccacatgaatgcccagacccagggtttcctAACAGAACATAGCCCAGAACATAGCACTCCTTCCACCAGCAATGATGTCTttccacagtgcatcctggtgccatcacttccctaGGTAAACAGCATACATGTACCCTgccgtccacgtgatgtatAAGACAgcgggactcatcggaccaggcgaCCTTCTTCCACTTCTCCAAGGTCTAGTTCTGATGGTCGTGTGCCCATTGTAAGCACATTCGGCAGTAGACAGGGGTCCTCGTGGGAACACTGACCGATCTGAGGCTACGCAGCAGAGTGCAccgtgttgtgacacattcctccagtAACCAGAACAAAAAGTCTGACTTGTGACgcagtagaccttctgttggTTCAGACCATGTGGGATAGCCTTCATTGCCCTTGAGCATGAACCTTGGTTGCCCAACAACCTGTCATCGGTTTGTGGTTCGTCTCTCTTCGGACTACTGTCGGAAGATACCCGCCACTGCTGACCAGGAGTACCACAGgccttgccgtttcagagatgctctgacccagttgtctgacCATAACCATTTGGTTGTCAAAgttcctcaggtctttactcctgcccatatctcctgcatccaacatgttgactacaaGAAGTGATTGTTTCGCTTACCATCtgatctacccagaccttgacatgtgctcttgttaggagatgatcaatgttattcacttcacctgtgagtggtcataatgttttggcccaTCAGTGTATATATCAAAATATGCCTCTAGCATCACCtaacaaatgaaataaacttGTACATAACCAACAAATGCACTATGCTTATGTTGAACATCTCTCTTTTCTCTACACTTGAACTCCAAATCCAATCCATAGCAGTATAAATTGTAGGCTGCCTGTCATCTCCAATGCTAAGATCGATCCCCAGTACTGAGTGAGTTGGAATCCCTCTTTTGAAATGGGGCCATgttggttcagcttcagctctCCTCCCTGCCAGTAtacattcaaacacatacacacaggacCAGCAATGTTGTACcattaaaataactattttacttgacccctaaatctaacctcaataacctaaactcaacctaaccctaattctaaaaTTAATCTTAACCCAAAGTCAGATAAAGCCTCTTGTTAAAGTGAGGACCAGACAAATGTCCTCACTTCGTATTATTTTCCTTATTTTACTCATAATGAGGTCCTCAgatagtaaaacatgaacacGTTTCCtggacaaaaatgtaatctagTCCAGGACAGAAAATAATTCCCATTGCGATTTATTTTTAGTCCacgactaggcttaatctgtgactGGGCCACTAAGGTCCACTTTTAACTGTGGGCCTAATAATCTAATTAGATAGCTTTGCTTCTGTTTGTCCCAGTTTATCCTATAAAACTTGAGTTAGGTAGTGTTAGTTAACGTATTCCTTCCAATGGTAATATTAGCTATAATCTACATGTGCCCAGCAACATTAATGTTAGCTGGGTAGATTAGCATTATATCAAGTTACTTAGCGACCTAGCAATTTTCCAGCCATAAACCTAAGTGATAAAGACAGAAATTACAGTACACCTGGCTGTGTAGCTTGCTAGCTATCTAATAGTCAAAAGTAATCCGAGAAAATTCGCGCATGGGAAGACGTTAGCCAGGTAAAGGCTCTTCAGCTAACTTGCTgctaaataaaactaaaataaacgCAACCTTTTTGGCATTCCCTTCTTTTCCCAGCTtacccacccatccaccaaAAAACTAGCCACAGACCCAACAGCCGTCAGTCACAATACTGCCTGGAATCCTGGATTCCTAGCGCCTCGTActtttgccttcaaaatgaaAGTACACTTTAAGGCAATGAAACGGATAATACATTTGATACATTACACACTTCGATTAGATAATGCTAACCAATTTTGACATGTggttaaataatacattatttttagaaaacaaaaatctaattaGATTTGATTTGCAGCTGTATTGAGACATTAACCAATCAGGTGATTGTTTGCAAAAACGCGGGATATGAAGAAGGAAGTCGTTTCTAAATAGTGGAGACAGCTGGCTTATTATACATAACTCCACTCTACAAGCGACTCTACGCTATGTTACTACGTTTGATATTTTCTTCCAGTTTATAGTTTTTATCGTTTGTTTCcacaaaacaatttattttatggTAACTAACGTTATCTTCAACATAAGAAATAGCCAACAACTTATTTTCACGTTTTATGTACATTTGGTAACGGGTGAACGGTGTTAATATCCTTTTTTAATCagtctgtactgtactgtactgtacatgataATGTCCACGCATGATGATTCTTCGA is drawn from Esox lucius isolate fEsoLuc1 chromosome 14, fEsoLuc1.pri, whole genome shotgun sequence and contains these coding sequences:
- the rabepk gene encoding rab9 effector protein with kelch motifs; this encodes MELLPVLDPEEKPREGLWYALIPRGGGPGVSVGHTCTYVPCEDGGKGKVLIVGGANPNGSFSESHVINLDSHEWDIPDWEGLEARYEHCSFVPESYPQSVWVFAGAQQNGNFNCVQNLQFPDGGTWKSVEVKGMPPCPRTYHTNSASVGNRLFVFSGGDSGATPVSDARIHVFDTVSCTWSQPDTQGIPPPARHGHVVVAVGSKLYVHGGMAGEKLHSDMYSLDTDCMKWEKVQAKGDIPPGVAAHSAVALVKDIYIFGGLTSEGASNAMYRFQCDKKRWTLLRFEGDLPPNRLDHSMCVLPWRVSPEGSEEGNKNQNSSGPVLLALVFGGMDTHGVIHSDCVVTVLT
- the hspa5 gene encoding endoplasmic reticulum chaperone BiP is translated as MKLLCVVLLVAGSVFADDDEKKESVGTVVGIDLGTTYSCVGVFKNGRVEIIANDQGNRITPSYVAFTSEGERLIGDAAKNQLTSNPENTIFDAKRLIGRTWTDSTVQHDIKYFPFKVIEKKSKPHIQVDIGSGQQKTFAPEEISAMVLTKMKETAEAYLGKKVTHAVVTVPAYFNDAQRQATKDAGVIAGLNVMRIINEPTAAAIAYGLDKKDGEKNILVFDLGGGTFDVSLLTIDNGVFEVVATNGDTHLGGEDFDQRVMEHFIKLYKKKTGKDVRKDNRAVQKLRREVEKAKRALSAQHQARIEIESFFEGEDFSETLTRAKFEELNMDLFRSTMKPVQKVMEDSDLKKSDIDEIVLVGGSTRIPKVQQLVKEFFSGKEPSRGINPDEAVAYGAAVQAGVLSGEEDTGDLVLLDVCPLTLGIETVGGVMTKLIPRNTVVPTKKSQIFSTASDNQPTVTIKVYEGERPLTKDNHLLGTFDLTGIPPAPRGVPQIEVTFEIDVNGILRVTAEDKGTGNKNKITITNDQNRLTPEDIERMVNDAERFADEDKKLKERIDARNELESYAYSLKNQIGDKEKLGGKLSAEDKEAIEKAVEEKIEWMESHQEAEIEDFQAKKKELEEVVQPIVSKLYGSAGGPPPEGEAEQEEKDEL